From Brassica oleracea var. oleracea cultivar TO1000 chromosome C3, BOL, whole genome shotgun sequence, a single genomic window includes:
- the LOC106332279 gene encoding zinc finger protein 593 homolog — protein MGRCPTRKVKKRRLSHKTARRDKFEVKGDDLVYTELRKPETETKPLELNEDLPGMGQFYCLHCDRYFSKASVRDDHFKTKKHKKRMKIMNGPAPHSQLDADLAAGMGMPDNGPKLMAA, from the exons ATGGGTAGATGTCCGACGAGGAAGGTGAAGAAGAGGCGTTTGTCTCACAAAACAGCTCGCCGTGACAAATTCGAAGTCAAAGGCGACGATTTAGTGTACACTGAGCTGCGTAAACCTGAGACGGAGACAAAGCCTTTGGAGCTGAACGAGGATTTGCCTGGGATGGGTCAATTCTACTGCTTGCATTGCGA TCGGTACTTCTCCAAGGCGTCTGTGCGAGATGATCATTTCAAGACGAAGAAACATAAGAAGCG TATGAAGATAATGAATGGACCAGCGCCACACTCGCAACTCGATGCAGATTTAGCCGCTGGAATGGGAATGCCGGACAATGGTCCAAAGCTCATGGCTGCTTGA